In Streptomyces sp. NBC_01439, the following are encoded in one genomic region:
- a CDS encoding Pls/PosA family non-ribosomal peptide synthetase, producing MAVTPERGELTLLDDGETPEESGKSARFTAGPAAPTRTLVDVFEATVRTYPDELALDDGTTRLTYRALAVEVERRRRALAAAGVGLGDRVGVRVPSGTNELYVAVLAVLAAGAAYVPVDAEDPDERADLVFGEAGVRAVLGGGQRIHSGRSAEPGARAAASRPGPEHDAWIIFTSGSTGKPKGVAVSHRSAAAFVDAEAALFLAEEPIGPGDRVMAGLSVAFDASCEEMWLAWRYGACLVPVPRSQVRSGADLGPWLVDQEITVVSTVPTLAALWEPEDLGEVRLLIFGGEACPPELTQRLVTEGREVWNTYGPTEATVVACAALLTGEEPIRIGLPLNGWELAVVDESGEPVPMGGSGQLVIGGVGLARYLDPEKDAEKYAPLASLGWQRAYRSGDLVRAEPEGLVFLGRADEQIKLGGRRIELGEVDAALQALPGVAGAAAAVRTARSGNQLLVGYLVTQDGWDHAAAVTRLRAELPAALVPLLAPVAELPTRTSGKVDRNALPWPLPGLETSGPTEQLYGTEAWLAEQWSETLGVTVTSASDDFFAIGGGSLAAAQLTTRLRTRYPSAAVLDIYQQPTLRKLARHLEKSVQDDGAARTVAPVPLRSQVAQSLLLLPLFTLIGLRWTVVLLTLGNVLHGFGTFPWAPTASWWLVAAGALLLFSPPGRLAIAAGGARLLLRGVQAGRHPRGGSVHLRLWTAERLAECAGATSLTGSWLERYGRALGAKIGPEVDLHSLPPVTGMLKLGRGCAVESEVDLCGHWLDGDHLEIGAIKVGAGAVVGTRSILFPGARVGKRAEVAPGSAVVGQVPTGQRWAGAPAGKLGKAKHNWPGERPPRGLPWRAAYGAAGFGLTALPVLAALPALLVAGRFVPADAGLTEALRGALLAVVPAALAFGFAYAALLLVSVRLLSLGLRTGTHPTHSRVGWQAWTVTQLMDLSRETLFPLYAGLITPVWLRLLGMKIGRGAEVSTVLALPSLTTVGEGAFLADDTLTAPYELGGGWMRIGHSEIGRRAFLGNSGMTAPGRTVPDDGLVGVLSATPKKAKKGSSYLGLPPVRLPRSTADADQSRTYEPPARLLWARGLVELCRLLPVFCSVALAVLTAAALCALITWSGPGIWGAALLSGAVLLTAGGAACAVAVTAKWLLVGRHRTGEHPLWSGFVWRNELADTFVEVLAVPWLAGSVPGTPVLSLWLRALGGRIGRGVWCESYWLPETDLVVLGDGVSVNRGCVLQTHLFHDRILRTDTVVLREGATLGPGGIVLPGSTVGARSTLGPASLVMAGESVPADTRWLGNPIEAWRS from the coding sequence ATGGCAGTCACACCTGAGCGCGGTGAACTCACTCTGCTCGACGACGGGGAGACGCCGGAGGAGTCCGGCAAGTCCGCCCGCTTCACCGCCGGGCCCGCCGCCCCCACCCGCACCCTCGTCGACGTCTTCGAGGCCACCGTACGGACGTACCCCGACGAGCTCGCCCTCGACGACGGAACCACCCGATTGACCTACCGGGCGCTCGCCGTCGAGGTCGAGCGCCGGCGCCGGGCCCTCGCGGCCGCCGGCGTGGGACTCGGCGACCGGGTCGGCGTCCGCGTCCCGTCCGGGACCAACGAGCTGTACGTGGCCGTCCTCGCCGTCCTGGCCGCAGGCGCCGCCTACGTACCCGTCGACGCCGAGGACCCGGACGAGCGCGCCGACCTGGTCTTCGGCGAGGCCGGGGTCCGGGCGGTGCTCGGCGGCGGACAGCGCATCCATTCCGGCCGGTCCGCGGAGCCCGGTGCCCGCGCCGCCGCCTCCCGCCCCGGCCCCGAGCACGACGCGTGGATCATCTTCACCTCCGGCTCCACCGGCAAGCCCAAGGGCGTCGCCGTCAGCCACCGCAGCGCCGCCGCCTTCGTCGACGCCGAGGCCGCGCTCTTCCTCGCCGAGGAGCCGATCGGCCCCGGCGACCGCGTGATGGCCGGACTGTCCGTCGCCTTCGACGCCTCCTGCGAGGAGATGTGGCTGGCCTGGCGCTACGGCGCCTGCCTCGTGCCCGTACCCCGCTCCCAGGTGCGCAGCGGCGCCGACCTCGGCCCCTGGCTCGTGGACCAGGAGATCACCGTGGTCTCCACCGTGCCGACCCTGGCCGCGCTGTGGGAGCCCGAAGACCTGGGCGAGGTCCGGCTGCTGATCTTCGGCGGCGAGGCCTGCCCGCCCGAGCTCACCCAGCGCCTGGTCACCGAAGGCCGCGAGGTCTGGAACACCTACGGACCCACCGAGGCCACCGTCGTCGCCTGCGCCGCCCTCCTGACCGGCGAGGAACCGATCCGGATCGGCCTCCCGCTGAACGGCTGGGAACTGGCCGTCGTCGACGAGTCCGGGGAACCGGTGCCCATGGGCGGCAGCGGCCAGCTCGTGATCGGCGGCGTGGGCCTCGCCCGCTACCTCGACCCCGAGAAGGACGCCGAGAAGTACGCCCCGCTCGCATCCCTCGGCTGGCAGCGCGCCTACCGCAGCGGCGACCTCGTACGTGCCGAACCGGAGGGCCTGGTCTTCCTCGGGCGCGCCGACGAGCAGATCAAACTCGGCGGCCGCCGGATCGAGCTCGGCGAGGTGGACGCCGCGCTCCAGGCCCTGCCCGGGGTCGCGGGCGCCGCCGCCGCCGTCCGCACCGCGCGCAGCGGCAACCAGCTCCTCGTCGGCTACCTCGTCACCCAGGACGGCTGGGACCACGCGGCGGCCGTCACCCGGCTGCGCGCCGAGCTGCCCGCCGCCCTCGTCCCGCTCCTCGCACCCGTCGCTGAGCTGCCCACCCGCACCTCCGGCAAGGTCGACCGGAACGCGCTGCCCTGGCCGCTGCCCGGCCTGGAGACCTCCGGACCCACCGAGCAGCTCTACGGGACCGAGGCCTGGCTCGCCGAACAGTGGAGCGAGACCCTCGGGGTCACCGTCACCAGCGCCTCCGACGACTTCTTCGCGATCGGCGGCGGCAGCCTCGCCGCCGCCCAGCTCACCACCCGGCTGCGCACCCGCTACCCGAGCGCGGCCGTCCTCGACATCTACCAGCAGCCCACCCTGCGCAAGCTGGCCCGGCACCTGGAGAAGTCCGTCCAGGACGACGGAGCGGCCCGCACCGTCGCACCGGTCCCGCTGCGCTCCCAGGTGGCGCAGTCGCTCCTGCTGCTCCCGCTGTTCACCCTGATCGGCCTGCGCTGGACGGTCGTCCTGCTGACCCTCGGCAACGTCCTGCACGGCTTCGGGACCTTCCCGTGGGCGCCGACCGCCTCGTGGTGGCTCGTCGCCGCCGGCGCGCTGCTGCTCTTCAGCCCGCCGGGCCGGCTCGCGATCGCGGCCGGCGGCGCCCGCCTGCTGCTGCGCGGCGTACAGGCCGGACGCCACCCGCGCGGCGGTAGCGTGCACCTGCGGCTGTGGACGGCCGAGCGACTGGCCGAATGCGCCGGCGCCACCTCCCTCACCGGCTCCTGGCTGGAACGTTACGGTCGGGCCCTCGGCGCCAAGATCGGCCCCGAGGTGGACCTGCACTCCCTGCCCCCGGTCACGGGCATGCTCAAACTCGGCCGCGGCTGCGCCGTGGAGTCCGAGGTGGACCTCTGCGGCCACTGGCTGGACGGGGACCACCTGGAGATCGGCGCGATCAAGGTCGGCGCGGGCGCGGTCGTCGGCACCCGCAGCATTCTTTTCCCCGGTGCGCGCGTCGGAAAGCGCGCCGAGGTGGCCCCCGGCTCCGCCGTCGTCGGACAGGTCCCGACCGGCCAGCGTTGGGCCGGTGCACCCGCCGGGAAACTCGGCAAGGCCAAGCACAACTGGCCGGGGGAACGCCCACCGCGCGGACTCCCCTGGCGGGCCGCCTACGGCGCGGCCGGCTTCGGCCTCACGGCCCTGCCCGTGCTCGCCGCCCTGCCCGCCCTGCTCGTCGCCGGCCGCTTCGTGCCCGCCGACGCCGGGCTCACCGAAGCCCTGCGCGGAGCGCTGCTCGCCGTGGTGCCCGCGGCGCTCGCCTTCGGGTTCGCGTACGCGGCCCTACTGCTGGTCTCCGTACGCCTGCTCAGCCTGGGCTTGCGGACCGGAACCCACCCGACGCACAGCAGGGTCGGCTGGCAGGCATGGACGGTCACCCAGCTGATGGACCTGTCCCGCGAGACGCTCTTCCCGCTGTACGCAGGGCTGATCACACCGGTCTGGCTGCGGCTGCTCGGCATGAAGATCGGCCGGGGCGCCGAGGTGTCCACCGTGCTCGCCCTGCCCAGCCTCACCACCGTCGGCGAAGGCGCCTTCCTCGCCGACGACACCCTCACCGCCCCCTACGAGCTCGGCGGCGGCTGGATGCGCATCGGCCACTCCGAGATCGGCCGCCGCGCCTTCCTCGGGAACTCCGGCATGACCGCCCCGGGCCGCACCGTGCCGGACGACGGACTGGTCGGCGTCCTGTCCGCCACCCCCAAGAAGGCCAAGAAGGGCAGCTCCTACCTGGGGCTCCCACCGGTGCGGCTGCCCCGGTCCACCGCCGACGCCGACCAGAGCCGGACGTACGAGCCGCCCGCGCGGCTGCTGTGGGCGCGCGGGCTGGTGGAGCTGTGCCGACTCCTCCCCGTGTTCTGCTCGGTCGCCCTGGCCGTGCTGACCGCGGCAGCGCTCTGTGCGCTGATCACGTGGAGCGGTCCGGGGATCTGGGGAGCCGCGCTGCTCTCCGGAGCGGTCCTGCTCACCGCCGGAGGGGCCGCCTGCGCGGTCGCGGTGACCGCCAAATGGCTGCTGGTGGGCCGGCACCGGACCGGGGAGCACCCGCTGTGGAGCGGTTTCGTGTGGCGCAACGAGCTGGCCGACACCTTCGTGGAAGTACTGGCCGTGCCGTGGCTGGCCGGATCGGTGCCCGGCACGCCGGTGCTGTCCCTGTGGCTGCGTGCGCTCGGCGGCCGGATCGGTCGGGGCGTGTGGTGCGAGAGCTACTGGCTGCCCGAGACGGACCTGGTCGTGCTGGGCGACGGGGTCAGCGTGAACCGCGGCTGTGTGTTGCAGACGCACCTCTTCCACGACCGGATCTTGAGGACGGATACTGTGGTGCTCCGTGAGGGCGCCACCCTGGGCCCGGGCGGAATCGTCCTGCCCGGGAGCACGGTGGGGGCCCGCAGCACACTGGGCCCCGCATCCCTCGTGATGGCCGGGGAATCCGTCCCCGCCGACACCCGCTGGCTGGGCAACCCGATCGAGGCGTGGCGGTCCTGA